A region of the Litorilinea aerophila genome:
TGCACTACGTTTTACACATTACTTACACATTACGCTCAGATGGCGCCCTCGGCTTCCACGGCCTTGCGCAGCCCCGTCTTCTCCTTCTTGGGGAAGAAGGTCCGCATGGCGATGCGCACGTTGCGGGGCAGGTTCAGCCAGAAATCCTTCTTCTTGATGCGGCGGATGATGGGCGAAGGCCGCAGGTAGAACTGGCGATACGCCCGTCGGTACATCTCCTCCACCAGCTCAGCAGTCATCTCGCCCATCTCATAGCGGGCTTTCTGCTCGAAGAAGACGTAGTCCTCCCAGTCGTTGATCAGGAAGCGACCCTGGCGTTTCACGATCTCGTAGACCTTGGTGCCGGGGTAGGGCGTCATCATGGAGAAGTTGGCAATCATCGGATCCAGCTCGATGGCAAAGTCGATGGTACGCTGCATGGATTCCCGGGTGTCGCCCGGCAGCCCGATGATCATGAAAGCGATGGTCTCCAGCCCTACTTCCTTGGCATTCTTGAAGGCCTGGCGGATGGTGTCGTGATCCACCTTCTTGTCGATGCTCTTGAGGATTTCGGGATCGCCCGTCTCCACGCCAAAGGCGGTGCGCTTCAGGCCGGCCTGCTTCAAGAGGGCCAGCAGCTCTTTACTGGCCAGGTTGGCCCGGATGCCGTTGACGAAGATCCAGGGGACGTGGTTGAGCTTGTGTTCGATGAGCAGCTTTGCCAGCTCTTCCAGCCGCTTGACGCGAATGTTGGCGCTGTCATCCAGGACGCCGATCTCCTGCGCGCCCAGGTCCTCCACCAGGTGGCGCCATTCGGCCAGGACGTTCTCCGGGCTGCGGCTGCGCCACTTGATGGGCATGATGCTCTGGCTGCAGAAGGTGCAGCGGTAGGGGCAGCCCCGGCTGGTGAGGATGCTGAAACTGCGGGCGCCGTCCACATGGTCGGTGGCCGGCTGCAGGTTGGTGTAGCGGTCCATCTTAAAGAGATGGTAGGCGGGCCAGGGCAGGCTGTCCAGGTCGGCGATGGGGGGCCGATCCGGGTTGTTGTGGATCTGGCCGTCGCTGGTCTTGTAGGTGATCCCCAGGCAGTCGGAGAAGATCTCGTTCTCCGGGTGCATGAAGGCTTCGGTGTGGTAGGAGGGCTGATCCTTGAGGTAGGCTTCCAACCGGTTGCAGATATCGATCCAGGTCTCCTCGCCTTCGCCCCGCACCACGATATCCACATAGGGCTTCTCGCAGCTCTCCTCAGGCAGGACGCTCACGTGGGGCCCGCCCAGGACAATGGGGCAGTCGTGGACCTCCTTGATGGCGCGTGCCGTGCGCCAGGCCTGTTTGACCTGGGGCGTGTTGGCCGTGATGCCGACAATGTGGGGGCGAAACTCCTGGACAAAGTCGGCCACGGACCGGCGCTCCACGTCGGCATCGAAGATCACCACCTCGTCGCCCCGACGCTCACTGACAGCCGCCAGATAGGCCAGGCCCAGATGAGGCGTCGTCCGGGTGTCGATGGGCAGGCGAAATTTTGGATTGATTAATGCGACACGCACAGTGATCCCTCCTCAATCAAGGGTACAGTATCGATAAGAACGCGTGGGATTCTACCACGGCTTCCCCGATCGCCCAAATTAATATGAAACGCTTGATAAAAATTAGCGGCCCGGGTAGGCATCAGTAGCTGCCCACCGACGGGTCGATCTCCCGGGCCCAGGCATCGATGCCGCCGGCCATGTTGTAGACCCGCTTCCAGCCCTGCTGGCGGAGCCAGGCTGCCACCTGAGCACTGCGCACGCCGTGGTGGCAAAAGACCACGATCTCCGCCTCCCGATCCAGGAGCGCCTCGGGCAGGGCATCCAACTGGCGCTCGGCCAGCTCGCTCAGGGGGACGGTCAGAATTTCGGCATCATCAATGCGGGCGGCGGTCCACTCCACCGGCTCCCGCACATCCAGCCATAAAAAAGGAACGCCAGAACGGCGCTTTTCTGCCACTTCCTGGACGGTCAGTTCGGGTACACCAAAGGGATTGGGCATCACAATCTCCCTCGAAGCGATGGAGTGTCAGGAGGATGGGTGGGGCGAGCGGTTGTAGAGCGCCGAGATGTCGATGTCGGTGATGGCATTCACGCCCTTAATCTCGGGAAAATGTTCCTTGAGCAACCGCTGAATGCCCAGTTTCATGGTCAGCAGGCTGATGGGGCAGTCGATACAGGCCCCCAACATCTGAATGTGGGCAATGCCACTCTCGTCCACCCTCAAGAGCGCCACATCCCCGCCGTCCATGTACAGGGTGGGGCGATAGGTATCCAGGACCGCCTGGATACGCGCTTCCAGGGAGTCTTCACGGTCGGAGGTGGACGGAAGTGTTGCCTCCTGGGATGCCGTACGCGCCGGCGATGCCTCTACAAAATCTGCCATGGTTCTGTTCACTGGTTCCTTCACCCATTTCCCTCCAGGCTTGAGTCAATCCCGGCAGAAGCCCACAGATGGCTGCTGCCGGAAGTCATACAGCCGAATTTCTGGCGTGGTATTGACGCCAGACTGTGCTGAATCCTGGAAGGCCCGTCAGCTTACCAGATCGTCAATGGGCCGGCGGCCCGCATAGCCAGCGTTCAAGTCGTGCCAGTACAGAATGTCCTCTTCCCCATAATGCCAGCAGAGGTAAATCTCCCGGCCGGCCCGTTTGCCCAAAAAGTCCACCAACCCCTGGTCGATATCCTTGACCAGCACGCCCAGGTTCATGATGCCTTTGACGCCCTTCTCCAACTGGCAGAACTCCTGGTAAAGGTCGCTGGCGGCCCGGCTGCCGCCATTGGTGGCAGCCTTCTGCAGCACGGGCCAGGCATCAGGGCGCAGGCGCAAAATCTCGCGCCGGGCGCGCTGGATGTGCTCCATCAACTCTTTCACCTGGGGCAGAATGGCCCGGGCCTCGGCCAGGGTAAAGTATCGTGCATTCATGAAATCGTCGGATGCTCGAAGGAGAACCTCCGTTGTCTCCCGAGGGCAAAGGCCGCCCAGGGACAGAAATTGGGCGAGGAGGGGAAAGTCTCCTCGCCCAATGGGTACCGGAAAGTTTAAGATGGTTTAATGGCCGCAGCTCTGTTCGGGCACAGCCTCGCCGGTATGGGTGCGGGCTGTCCGGAAGCTGCTGCCGCAGCCACAGGCGCTGACCGCCTGGGGGTTCTCGATGTGGAAGCCGCCCCCCATCAAATTGTCCACATAGTCAATGTTGGAACCGTCGATGTAAAAGAGGCTGGTGGGATCGACCAGGACCCGCAGGCCGTGCTGCTCGTAGACCTCATCCCCTTCCCGGATGTTGTCATCGAAGGTCATGCCGTACTGCATGCCTCCGCAGCCACCGCCCTTGACGAAGACACGCAGGGCGTGGGTCTCGCGCAGCCCCTTTTGCTCCATGATGCTGGCCAGTTTCTCTGCAGCAGCGGGAGTCAGAGTAATCATTTCCAGGCTTCTCCTTGACTGAATAGTTGCTCAAGTTCGACTGAACTCGTCACCGAATCACACGACTCTGAATCGCAATCGATAAGCAGCGTTAAATGTCAACGTTCCACACAAATTGTACCCGGTAGGGCCCGGAGTGCCAATTTGCCCGTCCACCGACCTACCGCGCCCTGGCCAGGAAGCGGATGATCTAACCGCCGATCTGGTTCATGGCCCGATTGGCGGCGTAGAGCCCCTCGGCCAGCCCATGCCCCCATGGCTTGTGGAAGGCCGCATCCCGCATGAGGGTGCGCATCTCCTCGAAAGTGGCTCCCTGGCGTAGGGGCGTCAACAGATCCACCTCGTCGTCTCGCAGGAGGCAGAGCCGGAGCTTGCCATCGGCCGTTAATCGGACCCGCCCACAGCCCTGGCAGAAGGGCTCGGTCACACTGCTGATGAAGCCCAGGGTGCCCAGCGCGCCGGGAATGCGGAAAGGACGGCTGGGATCCAGGTAGTCGTAGCCCACCTCTTCCAGCGGTCCAAAAACGGCCTCCACCCGCTCCCGGATCTCCCGGAAGGAGACAACGTTGCTCTGCTGGAAATCAGCCACCTCGCCGAAGGGCATCATCTCGATGAAGCGGACTTCCCAATCGTTCTCCAGGGTCAAACGGGCCAGGTCAATCACGTCATCGTCGTTGAAATGACGAACCACCACGCAGTTGAGCTTGAGGGGGCGCAGGCCGGCTTCCTCG
Encoded here:
- a CDS encoding B12-binding domain-containing radical SAM protein — its product is MRVALINPKFRLPIDTRTTPHLGLAYLAAVSERRGDEVVIFDADVERRSVADFVQEFRPHIVGITANTPQVKQAWRTARAIKEVHDCPIVLGGPHVSVLPEESCEKPYVDIVVRGEGEETWIDICNRLEAYLKDQPSYHTEAFMHPENEIFSDCLGITYKTSDGQIHNNPDRPPIADLDSLPWPAYHLFKMDRYTNLQPATDHVDGARSFSILTSRGCPYRCTFCSQSIMPIKWRSRSPENVLAEWRHLVEDLGAQEIGVLDDSANIRVKRLEELAKLLIEHKLNHVPWIFVNGIRANLASKELLALLKQAGLKRTAFGVETGDPEILKSIDKKVDHDTIRQAFKNAKEVGLETIAFMIIGLPGDTRESMQRTIDFAIELDPMIANFSMMTPYPGTKVYEIVKRQGRFLINDWEDYVFFEQKARYEMGEMTAELVEEMYRRAYRQFYLRPSPIIRRIKKKDFWLNLPRNVRIAMRTFFPKKEKTGLRKAVEAEGAI
- a CDS encoding DUF2203 domain-containing protein; the encoded protein is MNARYFTLAEARAILPQVKELMEHIQRARREILRLRPDAWPVLQKAATNGGSRAASDLYQEFCQLEKGVKGIMNLGVLVKDIDQGLVDFLGKRAGREIYLCWHYGEEDILYWHDLNAGYAGRRPIDDLVS
- a CDS encoding rhodanese-like domain-containing protein, with protein sequence MPNPFGVPELTVQEVAEKRRSGVPFLWLDVREPVEWTAARIDDAEILTVPLSELAERQLDALPEALLDREAEIVVFCHHGVRSAQVAAWLRQQGWKRVYNMAGGIDAWAREIDPSVGSY
- the moaA gene encoding GTP 3',8-cyclase MoaA is translated as MRTQLQFHADIPGSVTIDPVPDPLPITPMHDSYGRRIHYLRISLTDACNLRCVYCMPEDMHFRPRHELMTDEEILFLVQVAASLGVDKIRLTGGEPTIRPGVVEIVRGIASVPGIRDIAMTTNGILLDKLARPLAEAGLKRVNISIDTLNPDKFHRITRWGRMEDVWRGIRAAEEAGLRPLKLNCVVVRHFNDDDVIDLARLTLENDWEVRFIEMMPFGEVADFQQSNVVSFREIRERVEAVFGPLEEVGYDYLDPSRPFRIPGALGTLGFISSVTEPFCQGCGRVRLTADGKLRLCLLRDDEVDLLTPLRQGATFEEMRTLMRDAAFHKPWGHGLAEGLYAANRAMNQIGG
- a CDS encoding NifU family protein → MADFVEASPARTASQEATLPSTSDREDSLEARIQAVLDTYRPTLYMDGGDVALLRVDESGIAHIQMLGACIDCPISLLTMKLGIQRLLKEHFPEIKGVNAITDIDISALYNRSPHPSS
- the erpA gene encoding iron-sulfur cluster insertion protein ErpA produces the protein MITLTPAAAEKLASIMEQKGLRETHALRVFVKGGGCGGMQYGMTFDDNIREGDEVYEQHGLRVLVDPTSLFYIDGSNIDYVDNLMGGGFHIENPQAVSACGCGSSFRTARTHTGEAVPEQSCGH